In Leptospira selangorensis, the genomic window AGAATTTTCCGCGATCGTATCACAATAAGAATTTATTTATATTATCGCAAAATACGACGCATAACTATCGGCTCTGACGCATCGCTTCAGGATTGCTTTGCAACCTTCGCTTGGCCTTCGGCACATTTCGCTTTGTCACTCGTCTTGCAGAGCAAGCCTCGCGCCAAGTGCTTTGCACTCGCGAAACGTCGTCAAGCCTTGGTCGTTAGGCGCCAGCGTTTAGAATTTATATGAGTGAGAAAGTATTAAATAGTTTAAACATAGGCCAAGAAATTGAACGCTATCTAAGCGATCTGCAAAAGATTCCATTAGAGATTAAAGCTAACTCTTTTACCGAGTTCTATAAAATACTCAAAAGAGAGAGCTTCAATCGTGGTCCGTATCCGAATGTCAGTTTGTTTGAGGGAATGAATAGAATAATGTCAGATTTGGTTATTCTATTTGGTATTAAGATTTTATTAGATCCCCAAACCTTCAAAGAACACAATTTCCCATACACAGAATATACTGCGCAACTCAGTGTCTCATCTGAGAAGGCTTTTGATATCATGGCGAGTGAAGGGAAGCGTAGATTGGTAGGTGAGGCTTTTAATGTTGCGCCCACTTTCTTTAATGGAAAAAAGAGTAGGGAACTAAAAAAACTTTCAAAGTTTGAAGACAAAGAAGCTGATTTTCTATTAATATATAATGTCGAAGCGGCTAATTCTTCCGATACATTTGAATTAATTAATAATGTATTGCATCTTAGAGTGAAATTGCCTGACCTTTAAAATCCAAACGCCAGCGCCTAACTATCGGCTCTGACGCTTCGCTTCGAGATTGCTTCGCAACTCTCGCTTGGCCTCCGGCACATTTGCTTCTGTCACTTCGTTTGCGGAGCAAACTCGTGCCATCGCAAACGTCGTCAAGCCTTGGTCGTTAGACGCAATGGTCAAAAATCTGATTTTAGTCGGAACATTGTTCAAATAGCTCTTCGAATTATTGGCTGGAATGTTTTATTATGTTAGAAACAATTTTGGATGTTTTAAAAGAATCTTGGGGATGGACGGGTCTTGATCCTGAAAAAATTATAAAGGAAAATGAATTTGGAAATCTATTAATTTTAGATAAGCAAGGACAATATTGGCGACTTTGTCCTGAAGACCTTTACTGTGAAATAATAGCTTTAAATTCAGATAAGCTAACAGCTTTATTAAATGATCATGATTTCATTGAAGATTGGGAAATGAGATCTCTAGTCGATCTCGCATATGAGAGATAAGGAAAATTGGCAGATGGTAGAAAGTATTGTCTTAAAGTCCCTGGAACCTTGGGCGGTGAGTATAAATTGTCTAATATTTCGGTTATTAGCTTTATTGAATTAATTCAATTTTCAGGTGATGTTGCACTTCAAATTAAAGATTTGCCTGATGGAAGCAAAGTTCAACTCAAAATAGAGGATTGATTTTATGCTTATTGGCATAAATGACCACTGCGCCTAACTATCGGCTCTGACGCTGCGCTTCAGGATTGCTTCGCAACCTTCGCTCGGCCTTCGGCACATTGGCTTCAGTCACGCCTTTTGCGAAGCAAAAGTTCGTGCCTGTTCCTACCGCCTCTTCGAGGCTCAGGAATCGCCAACGTCGTCAAGCCTTGGTCGTTATACGAAATTGGGCAAAAAGGCTTCTTCTAAAAGTAGAAAAAGAAACCATATAAGCTTCCCACTTTCCTGGTAATTTTCATCATATATAAGAATATATCCGATTGACAGATATATCTGCATTGCGAATATATGGATAAATGATCAAATCTTTTGGAGACAAAGAGACTGAGAAGATCTTTCACCAAGAATTTTCAAAGAAAATACCTCCGGAAATACAAAGTAGGGCATTAATCAAACTTCTTATCTTGGAAAATGCTGAAAAAGAAGAAGACTTAAAAAGCCCTCCGGCTAATAGGTTTGAACATTTAAAAGGTAACTTAAAGAATTATTATTCTATCAGGATAAATGACCAGTGGAGAATTACATTCAAATTCTCTGAGGGAAATTGTTTTGATGTCTCTATAGTTGATTATCATTGAGAGAGGACTTATTATGAAAACAAAAAGAATTCCTACACCAACAGTCTCTCAA contains:
- a CDS encoding type II toxin-antitoxin system RelE/ParE family toxin, with the protein product MIKSFGDKETEKIFHQEFSKKIPPEIQSRALIKLLILENAEKEEDLKSPPANRFEHLKGNLKNYYSIRINDQWRITFKFSEGNCFDVSIVDYH